One genomic region from Rhabdothermincola sediminis encodes:
- a CDS encoding flavodoxin family protein encodes MKVVIVYESLTGNTKRAAELMGGLLAERGVDTTVCPITAIDHQALALADLVVVGGWVDGLFFVGQRPGRAARLESFPPIDGKRCLVYCTYAIDPGKTLEKLTRIMERRGAEVLGGMTIKRSRLEQGAREFVDRLLQAVPA; translated from the coding sequence GTGAAGGTCGTGATCGTCTACGAGAGCCTCACCGGAAACACCAAGCGGGCGGCCGAGTTGATGGGCGGGCTGCTCGCCGAACGGGGAGTGGACACGACCGTGTGCCCGATCACCGCCATCGACCACCAGGCCCTGGCCCTCGCCGATCTGGTCGTGGTGGGCGGATGGGTCGACGGCCTGTTCTTCGTCGGGCAGCGTCCCGGCCGGGCAGCGCGCCTCGAGTCTTTCCCGCCTATCGATGGCAAGCGCTGCCTCGTCTACTGCACCTACGCCATCGATCCGGGCAAGACCCTCGAGAAGCTCACCCGCATCATGGAGAGGCGAGGAGCCGAGGTGCTCGGAGGCATGACGATCAAGCGCAGCCGACTGGAACAGGGCGCCCGCGAGTTCGTCGACCGCCTCCTGCAGGCCGTCCCCGCCTGA
- a CDS encoding thermonuclease family protein, producing the protein MPSSKLRHLLACGVLVMLAAGACARPERASDAEPDPGGTATVERVVDGDTIKLTDGRRVRLIGIDTPESVDPRRPVECLGKEAAAYTASLLPPGTNVRLELDVEEHDRYGRTLAYVRRLPDGLFVNLDLAEQGFAEQLTIPPNVRYVEEIRAAVASARSAGRGLWGEACAGGRDG; encoded by the coding sequence GTGCCCAGCTCGAAGCTCCGGCACCTCCTCGCCTGCGGTGTCCTCGTGATGCTGGCCGCGGGCGCCTGCGCCCGGCCCGAGCGGGCGTCTGACGCCGAGCCGGATCCGGGGGGCACAGCCACCGTCGAGCGGGTGGTCGACGGTGACACGATCAAGCTGACCGACGGTCGCCGGGTCCGGCTGATCGGCATCGACACCCCCGAGAGCGTCGACCCGCGGCGGCCCGTGGAGTGCCTCGGGAAGGAAGCCGCCGCGTACACCGCCTCGCTGCTGCCGCCGGGCACGAACGTCCGGCTGGAGCTCGACGTGGAGGAGCACGACCGCTATGGCCGCACCCTCGCCTACGTCCGCCGGTTGCCCGACGGGCTGTTCGTGAACCTGGACCTGGCGGAGCAGGGCTTCGCCGAGCAGCTCACCATCCCACCCAACGTGCGTTACGTGGAGGAGATCCGGGCGGCGGTGGCATCGGCCCGATCCGCGGGCCGCGGCCTGTGGGGGGAGGCGTGCGCCGGGGGCCGCGATGGCTGA
- a CDS encoding acetolactate synthase large subunit has product MNGAQALIRTLVDAGVDVCFMNPGTSEMHFVAALDSVPEMRGVLGLFEGVVTGAADGYARMTGRPAATLLHLGSGLGNGVANLHNARRARSPIVNIVGDHATYHKRYDAPLESDIETVARNVSGWIRTSQSPDQVALDAAQAVAASYGPPGQVATLILPADVSWSPAPGPAEPLERPRARAVDASTVEHIAGALRSGEPAALLLGSTATLEQPVEAAARVAAATGAKLLAEVFPPRLARGAGCPAVERLGYLAEFAELQLSGLRHLVLVGAAAPVSFFAYPGKASYLVPEGCEVHVLAGPGDDDAGALAMLAECLGAPPEPPRQPAQRPPRPSGPLTAETLGQAIGATLPEGAIVSDEGQTMGLFVAGFTAGAPPHDWLTLTGGAIGQGLPVATGAAIACPERKVLALEADGSAMYTFQALWTQAREALDVVTVVLANRSYAVLNMELNRVGAEPPGPRAKAMLDLTGPELDFVSLARGAGVPATRAETAEELTDQLAVAFAEPGPRLIEAVLPDHL; this is encoded by the coding sequence ATGAACGGCGCGCAGGCCCTGATCCGCACCCTCGTCGACGCTGGTGTCGACGTGTGCTTCATGAACCCCGGCACCTCGGAGATGCACTTCGTGGCCGCGCTCGACTCCGTGCCGGAGATGCGCGGGGTGCTCGGCCTGTTCGAAGGTGTCGTCACCGGCGCTGCCGACGGCTACGCACGCATGACCGGTCGCCCCGCAGCGACCCTGCTGCACCTGGGGTCCGGCCTTGGCAACGGGGTCGCGAACCTGCACAACGCACGCCGGGCCCGGTCGCCGATCGTGAACATCGTTGGGGACCACGCCACCTATCACAAGCGGTACGACGCGCCACTCGAGTCCGACATCGAGACGGTGGCCCGAAACGTCTCGGGTTGGATCCGGACCTCGCAGAGCCCGGACCAGGTGGCGCTCGACGCCGCCCAGGCCGTCGCCGCGTCCTACGGCCCACCCGGGCAGGTCGCCACCCTGATCTTGCCCGCGGACGTCTCGTGGTCACCCGCGCCCGGCCCCGCCGAGCCACTCGAGCGCCCCCGCGCCCGAGCCGTGGACGCCTCGACCGTGGAGCACATCGCCGGGGCACTCCGCTCCGGCGAACCCGCGGCACTGCTGCTGGGCTCGACCGCCACACTCGAGCAGCCGGTGGAGGCCGCGGCGAGGGTGGCGGCCGCCACCGGCGCCAAGCTGCTCGCCGAGGTGTTTCCGCCGCGCCTGGCGCGAGGCGCCGGCTGCCCGGCGGTCGAACGACTCGGCTACCTGGCCGAGTTCGCGGAACTGCAACTGTCGGGTCTTCGTCACCTGGTGCTGGTGGGCGCCGCCGCGCCGGTGTCGTTCTTCGCCTACCCGGGCAAGGCCAGCTATCTCGTGCCCGAGGGATGCGAGGTGCACGTGCTCGCCGGGCCGGGCGACGACGACGCGGGGGCGCTGGCCATGCTCGCCGAGTGCCTCGGCGCACCGCCGGAGCCGCCACGCCAGCCGGCCCAGCGCCCGCCGCGCCCCAGCGGGCCGCTCACCGCCGAGACGCTGGGACAGGCCATCGGGGCCACCCTGCCGGAAGGAGCGATCGTCTCCGACGAGGGCCAGACGATGGGCTTGTTCGTGGCCGGGTTCACCGCTGGCGCTCCACCACACGACTGGTTGACGCTCACCGGCGGAGCGATCGGTCAGGGCCTACCGGTGGCCACCGGGGCCGCCATCGCGTGCCCGGAGCGCAAGGTCCTCGCGCTCGAGGCCGACGGCAGCGCGATGTACACCTTCCAAGCCTTGTGGACCCAGGCCCGCGAGGCCCTCGATGTCGTGACGGTGGTGCTCGCCAATCGCTCCTACGCGGTGCTGAACATGGAGCTGAACCGGGTCGGCGCCGAACCGCCCGGTCCCCGGGCCAAGGCCATGCTCGATCTGACCGGGCCGGAGCTCGACTTCGTCTCCCTGGCTCGTGGCGCCGGAGTGCCCGCCACCCGGGCCGAGACCGCCGAGGAGCTCACCGACCAGCTCGCCGTGGCGTTCGCCGAGCCCGGCCCGCGGCTGATCGAGGCCGTCCTACCGGATCACCTCTGA
- a CDS encoding flavodoxin family protein produces the protein MAESDTSHLLVVSHSQTGGTRRLVEAAVAGARADEIEQVEVRWRPALDAGPDDLRWADAVILGTPENFGYMSGGLKDFFDRSYYAVVEETRGLPYALIVKGRHDDGSGATRSVRRITTGLGWKEVQPPLIVIGDLEGEHLQQATELGQTIAAGLELGLW, from the coding sequence ATGGCTGAGAGCGACACCAGCCATCTCCTCGTCGTCTCCCACTCGCAGACCGGGGGCACCCGGCGACTGGTCGAGGCCGCCGTGGCCGGCGCGCGGGCCGACGAGATCGAACAGGTCGAGGTTCGCTGGCGACCGGCGCTCGACGCGGGGCCCGACGACCTGCGGTGGGCGGACGCGGTGATCCTCGGGACGCCCGAGAACTTCGGGTACATGAGCGGCGGGCTCAAGGACTTCTTCGACCGCAGCTACTACGCGGTGGTGGAGGAGACCCGTGGTCTCCCCTACGCGCTGATCGTGAAGGGCCGCCACGACGACGGCAGTGGAGCGACCCGGAGCGTGCGGCGCATCACCACCGGTCTCGGCTGGAAGGAGGTCCAGCCACCCTTGATCGTCATCGGGGACCTGGAGGGCGAGCACCTGCAGCAGGCGACGGAGCTCGGCCAGACGATCGCGGCGGGACTCGAGCTCGGCCTGTGGTGA
- a CDS encoding FAD-binding oxidoreductase: protein MTEIAALLTGIVGPANVLTGTAIKEDFTHDEALGGTPTIPAALVFPETTDEVAAVLRVANEHRIPVTARGSGTGLSGAAIPRAEGILLAFDRMSAIIDIDTENHVAVVQPGVRLEQLDEVTRQHGLVYPVYPGEYSASLGGNVATNAGGMRAVRYGVTRHHVLGLEAVLPTGEVIRTGGKFVKATTGYDLTQLIIGSEGTLAIVTEVILKLYPRPAHRATVLAPFTTLEEVTAAVPRIVDSGIGPVILEYIDMLTMSATCSTYGLELGIPQEIKDTALAYLVVMMESSHADRLDEDVAALSEQLAQLGAVDVYVLPPNAATQLIEAREKAFWLAKANNADDIVDLVVPRAAIARFMSRVSQLAAEHQAWIAGCGHAGDGNVHLAVFQPDPEVRYRLMRALFAVGIELGGTISGEHGIGTEKKRYFLELEDPVKIDLMRRIKTAFDPTGILNPGKLFD, encoded by the coding sequence TTGACCGAGATCGCGGCACTGCTCACCGGCATCGTGGGGCCGGCCAACGTGCTCACCGGCACCGCCATCAAGGAGGACTTCACCCACGACGAGGCCCTCGGCGGCACCCCGACCATCCCCGCGGCGCTGGTGTTCCCGGAGACCACCGACGAGGTCGCCGCCGTACTCCGGGTCGCCAACGAGCACCGCATCCCGGTCACCGCCCGCGGCAGCGGCACCGGGCTGTCCGGAGCGGCGATCCCCCGCGCCGAGGGCATCCTGCTGGCCTTCGACCGCATGAGCGCGATCATCGACATCGACACCGAGAACCACGTGGCGGTCGTCCAGCCGGGGGTGCGGCTCGAGCAGCTCGACGAGGTCACCCGTCAGCACGGTCTGGTGTACCCCGTCTACCCGGGCGAGTACAGCGCCAGCCTGGGCGGCAACGTGGCCACCAACGCCGGTGGCATGCGAGCGGTCCGCTACGGCGTCACCCGCCATCACGTGCTCGGCCTCGAAGCGGTGCTCCCCACCGGTGAGGTGATCCGTACCGGCGGCAAGTTCGTGAAGGCCACCACCGGCTACGACCTCACCCAGCTGATCATCGGCTCCGAAGGCACCCTGGCGATCGTCACCGAGGTCATCCTGAAGCTGTATCCGCGGCCGGCGCACCGAGCCACCGTCCTGGCACCGTTCACCACCCTGGAGGAGGTCACTGCCGCCGTCCCCCGCATCGTCGACAGCGGCATCGGCCCGGTGATCCTCGAGTACATCGACATGCTCACGATGAGCGCCACCTGCTCGACCTACGGCCTGGAGCTCGGGATCCCCCAGGAGATCAAGGACACCGCCCTCGCCTACCTGGTGGTGATGATGGAGAGCTCGCACGCCGACCGGCTCGACGAGGACGTCGCCGCACTCAGCGAGCAGCTCGCGCAGCTCGGCGCGGTCGACGTCTACGTGCTTCCCCCGAACGCTGCCACCCAGCTCATCGAAGCCCGGGAGAAGGCCTTCTGGCTCGCCAAGGCGAACAACGCCGACGACATCGTCGACCTGGTGGTGCCCCGTGCCGCCATCGCCCGGTTCATGTCCCGGGTCTCCCAGCTCGCGGCCGAGCACCAGGCTTGGATCGCCGGATGCGGTCACGCCGGTGACGGCAACGTGCATCTGGCCGTGTTCCAACCCGACCCGGAGGTGCGCTACCGCCTGATGCGCGCCTTGTTCGCCGTGGGGATCGAGCTGGGCGGCACCATCTCCGGCGAGCACGGCATCGGCACCGAGAAGAAGCGCTACTTCCTCGAGCTGGAGGACCCGGTGAAGATCGACCTCATGCGGCGTATCAAGACCGCGTTCGACCCCACCGGCATCCTCAATCCCGGCAAGCTCTTCGACTGA
- a CDS encoding LLM class flavin-dependent oxidoreductase, with product MDFALFYEIPVPKPWTPTSEHDAYRNTIEQAVWGEQAGFSSFWTVEHHFLDEYSHCSAPDALYGAIAAKTSRLRIGHGVRLLPKPYNHPIRAAEAAAVVDLVTDGRLEFGTGRSSTRAELEGFGADPNLTRAQWEEALRMIVGAWTEDPFEWDGEFWQMPARRVHPKPLQQPHPPLWAASSSEPSHVLAGELGLGLLSFTIGVPPEELANRIALYRDALGRARPVGKSVNGRAATFTMVHCADTTEKAFEEARDSFEWYVRTALWHIGTVASWLEGKPLGTYDYAEILKDLDLSLLTFDYLESSGSCIVGDPERCLEVAERYRAAGCDLLLCLVNPYAIPHRSVMRSIELLGERVIPHFRQPTT from the coding sequence ATGGATTTCGCCCTCTTCTACGAGATCCCGGTGCCCAAGCCGTGGACTCCCACGAGCGAACACGATGCTTACCGCAACACGATCGAGCAGGCCGTGTGGGGCGAGCAGGCCGGCTTCTCCTCCTTCTGGACCGTGGAGCACCACTTCCTCGACGAGTACTCGCACTGCTCCGCTCCTGACGCCCTCTACGGCGCGATCGCCGCCAAGACCTCCCGCCTGCGGATCGGTCACGGGGTCAGACTGCTCCCGAAGCCCTACAACCACCCGATTCGAGCCGCCGAGGCGGCGGCGGTGGTCGACCTCGTCACCGACGGCAGGCTCGAGTTCGGCACAGGCCGCTCCTCCACCCGGGCCGAGCTGGAAGGGTTCGGCGCGGATCCGAACCTGACCCGCGCCCAGTGGGAGGAAGCTCTGCGCATGATCGTCGGCGCGTGGACCGAGGACCCCTTCGAGTGGGACGGCGAGTTCTGGCAGATGCCCGCTCGCCGGGTGCACCCCAAGCCCCTCCAGCAACCCCACCCACCACTGTGGGCGGCGTCGAGCAGCGAGCCGAGCCACGTGCTCGCCGGTGAGCTCGGGCTGGGCCTGCTGTCGTTCACCATCGGCGTCCCGCCCGAGGAGCTCGCCAACCGGATCGCCCTCTACCGTGACGCGCTCGGCCGTGCCCGCCCGGTCGGCAAGTCCGTCAACGGCCGCGCCGCCACCTTCACCATGGTCCACTGCGCGGACACCACCGAGAAGGCGTTCGAGGAAGCCCGGGACTCGTTCGAGTGGTACGTCCGCACGGCGCTGTGGCACATCGGGACCGTGGCCTCCTGGCTCGAGGGCAAGCCACTCGGCACCTACGACTACGCCGAGATCCTCAAGGACCTCGACCTGTCGCTGCTGACCTTCGACTACCTGGAGTCGAGTGGCTCGTGCATCGTCGGGGACCCGGAGCGCTGCCTCGAGGTGGCCGAGCGCTACCGGGCTGCCGGCTGCGACCTGCTGCTGTGCCTGGTCAACCCGTACGCGATCCCGCACCGGTCGGTCATGCGCTCGATCGAGCTCCTCGGTGAGCGGGTGATCCCCCACTTCCGCCAGCCGACGACCTGA
- a CDS encoding flavin-containing monooxygenase produces MTGRRVENSTTPRVAILGAGAGGLCMAIALRRRGIDSFVIFEKTDGVGGTWRDNTYPGACCDAKSHLYSYSFELWPEWSQHFAAQPEILEYFEHCADVHGLRDHLRCNTEVTALTWEEETGEWIVDTRSGEHWRFDVVVSGLGQLNRPYVPDIEGLETFQGTTFHSARWDHTHDLTGRRVAVIGNAASGVQFIPQIAPKVARLHVYQRSANWILPRINPPYSERTKRLFREVPGVMRLYRAWLYASYESRFAMMRRDSRLGRLIERLAERYLESVIDDPELREALTPDFPAGCKRLLISSDYYPALTRDNVELVTTPIERIAPEGIVTADGVLRGVDTIIFGTGFDTTHFLAPLVVKGRNGRSLEEVWREGAEAYLGIAISGFPNLFMLYGPNTNLGHNSIIFMIECQVHYVMRLVDRMLEAGRSNLDVRAEVMARYNRELQRAMHQMVWESGCKSWYKNEFGKVTNNWPHTTVRYWARTRQPARGAFELRRVARPGDPAGRVQG; encoded by the coding sequence ATGACAGGTCGACGGGTCGAGAACAGCACCACGCCACGGGTCGCCATCCTGGGTGCGGGGGCCGGTGGACTGTGCATGGCCATCGCGCTCCGGCGGAGGGGGATCGATTCGTTCGTCATCTTCGAGAAGACCGACGGGGTCGGTGGCACCTGGCGCGACAACACGTATCCGGGAGCCTGCTGCGACGCGAAGTCGCATCTGTACTCGTACTCGTTCGAGCTGTGGCCGGAGTGGTCGCAGCACTTCGCGGCTCAGCCCGAGATCCTCGAGTACTTCGAGCACTGTGCGGACGTTCACGGGTTGCGCGACCACCTGCGATGCAACACGGAGGTCACGGCGCTCACCTGGGAGGAGGAGACCGGGGAGTGGATCGTCGACACCCGGTCCGGTGAGCACTGGCGGTTCGATGTCGTGGTCTCGGGACTCGGCCAGCTCAACCGCCCCTACGTCCCCGACATCGAGGGCCTCGAGACCTTCCAGGGCACGACCTTTCACTCCGCCCGGTGGGACCACACCCACGATCTCACCGGTCGGCGGGTGGCCGTGATCGGCAATGCGGCCAGCGGCGTGCAGTTCATCCCCCAGATCGCGCCGAAGGTGGCGCGGCTCCACGTGTACCAGCGTTCTGCGAACTGGATCCTGCCCCGCATCAACCCGCCGTACTCGGAGCGCACCAAGCGGTTGTTCCGGGAGGTCCCGGGTGTCATGCGGCTCTACCGCGCCTGGCTGTACGCGAGCTACGAGTCGCGCTTCGCGATGATGCGCCGCGACTCGCGGCTCGGGCGCCTGATCGAGCGGCTCGCCGAGCGATACCTGGAATCGGTCATCGACGACCCGGAGCTGCGTGAGGCGCTCACGCCGGACTTCCCTGCCGGGTGCAAGCGCCTACTCATCTCCAGCGACTACTACCCGGCGCTCACCCGCGACAACGTCGAGCTGGTGACCACCCCGATCGAGCGGATCGCTCCCGAGGGCATCGTCACCGCCGACGGCGTCCTGCGCGGCGTGGACACGATCATCTTCGGGACCGGCTTCGACACCACCCACTTCCTCGCCCCACTGGTGGTCAAGGGGCGCAACGGGCGCTCGTTGGAGGAGGTCTGGCGAGAGGGCGCGGAGGCATACCTGGGCATCGCGATCTCCGGCTTCCCGAACCTGTTCATGCTCTACGGGCCGAACACCAACCTCGGGCACAACTCGATCATCTTCATGATCGAGTGCCAGGTGCACTACGTCATGCGGCTGGTCGACCGGATGCTCGAGGCGGGGCGCAGCAACCTCGACGTCCGGGCGGAGGTGATGGCCCGCTACAACCGCGAGCTGCAACGGGCCATGCACCAGATGGTGTGGGAGTCGGGCTGCAAGAGCTGGTACAAGAACGAGTTCGGCAAGGTCACCAACAACTGGCCCCACACCACGGTCCGCTACTGGGCACGGACGCGCCAGCCGGCGCGCGGTGCATTCGAGCTGCGGCGGGTCGCCCGGCCAGGCGATCCCGCCGGACGCGTTCAGGGGTAG
- a CDS encoding SDR family NAD(P)-dependent oxidoreductase produces the protein MERRSRGLEGKVAVVTGGGSGIGLASARALAVEGARVVVSDIDEERGRAAVDTLAAEGGEAVFVRTDVADSSQCEQLVEAAVERFGRLDVLHNNAGVAWPFRDGFTPEVSPQVWDRVIAVNLSGVFYCCHFAIPVMARTGGGSIINTASSMAHLPLGGLDGYAASKGGVAQLTRSLAPGCGRLGIRVNAISPGYVDTPMNEMIWASPALKAGFERGHATGLQTPEEVADVVVFLASDASRSLTGAVITCDRGWTAFKQPEILGGG, from the coding sequence ATGGAACGGCGATCCCGTGGCCTCGAGGGGAAGGTCGCGGTGGTCACAGGCGGTGGGTCGGGTATCGGGCTCGCCTCGGCCCGGGCGCTGGCGGTCGAGGGTGCGCGGGTCGTCGTCTCCGACATCGATGAGGAGCGTGGGCGAGCCGCGGTGGACACCCTGGCCGCCGAGGGTGGGGAGGCGGTGTTCGTCCGCACGGACGTGGCTGACAGTTCGCAGTGCGAGCAACTCGTCGAGGCGGCCGTCGAGCGTTTCGGCCGTCTCGACGTCCTGCACAACAACGCTGGGGTGGCCTGGCCGTTCCGTGACGGGTTCACGCCCGAGGTGTCCCCGCAGGTGTGGGATCGGGTCATCGCCGTCAACCTCTCGGGTGTCTTCTACTGCTGCCATTTCGCCATCCCGGTGATGGCGCGCACCGGTGGTGGCTCGATCATCAACACCGCGTCGTCGATGGCGCACCTGCCTCTCGGCGGTCTCGATGGGTACGCAGCCTCGAAGGGAGGCGTCGCCCAGCTCACCCGCTCCCTGGCACCCGGCTGCGGGCGGCTGGGCATCCGAGTGAACGCGATCAGCCCGGGGTACGTCGATACGCCGATGAACGAGATGATCTGGGCGAGCCCGGCGCTCAAGGCCGGCTTCGAGCGTGGTCACGCGACGGGCTTGCAGACCCCGGAGGAGGTCGCGGACGTGGTGGTCTTCCTGGCGTCCGACGCGTCGCGCAGCCTCACGGGAGCCGTGATCACCTGCGACCGCGGCTGGACGGCCTTCAAGCAGCCGGAGATCCTGGGCGGCGGATGA
- a CDS encoding 2,4'-dihydroxyacetophenone dioxygenase family protein has translation MTMVDIPRALHRGEDELPFVDIGDGSTMQLLQVDIEAGLWVVRTRFNPGYEVQTHKHTGEVYAFTVSGRWKYKEYPEVNRAGSYLFEPAGSVHTLTVPEDNTEVTDVFFAIRGANLNLDENGNVVSVWDAQFVRDGYFMLCEAAGYGRPDVIGA, from the coding sequence ATGACGATGGTTGACATCCCCCGCGCCCTGCACCGGGGCGAAGACGAGCTGCCCTTCGTCGACATCGGTGATGGCAGCACGATGCAGCTCCTGCAGGTCGACATCGAGGCCGGCCTGTGGGTCGTTCGGACCCGGTTCAACCCCGGCTACGAGGTGCAGACCCACAAGCACACCGGCGAGGTCTATGCGTTCACGGTGTCGGGCCGCTGGAAGTACAAGGAGTACCCGGAGGTGAACCGGGCGGGCTCGTACCTGTTCGAGCCGGCCGGGTCCGTCCACACCCTGACCGTCCCGGAGGACAACACCGAGGTGACCGACGTGTTCTTCGCCATCCGGGGCGCGAACCTCAACCTCGACGAGAACGGCAACGTGGTGAGCGTCTGGGACGCGCAGTTCGTCCGAGACGGCTACTTCATGCTCTGCGAGGCTGCGGGCTACGGCCGACCGGACGTCATCGGCGCGTAG
- a CDS encoding STAS domain-containing protein, with protein MERDPVVHVVRAPENLDASTVPVFGRRLEEIPEGAAVDVDLAGVEFIDSSGLRLLLMETARREGAASPARHLPTRRPTARTDGAPGPRQRVSRGVSPNHPAREDAACRPASAGTRRWPRWWPERSP; from the coding sequence GTGGAGCGAGACCCGGTCGTCCATGTGGTGCGCGCGCCCGAGAACCTCGACGCCTCGACGGTGCCCGTCTTCGGGCGCCGACTGGAAGAGATCCCCGAGGGCGCAGCCGTCGACGTCGATCTGGCCGGCGTCGAGTTCATCGACTCGTCGGGGCTGCGGTTGCTGCTCATGGAGACCGCGCGGCGAGAGGGCGCGGCGTCCCCCGCCCGCCACCTCCCCACCCGGCGCCCGACGGCGAGGACCGACGGCGCTCCTGGCCCTCGCCAACGGGTCAGTCGTGGAGTGAGCCCGAACCATCCCGCTCGGGAAGATGCGGCGTGCCGTCCCGCATCGGCGGGAACTCGTAGGTGGCCGCGGTGGTGGCCCGAACGATCGCCGTGA
- a CDS encoding TetR/AcrR family transcriptional regulator, translated as MQRSDHPTDERILDTAEACLQRLGLRHLSVGEVARRAGVSRGSVYRYFADRDALIDAVLERVAERFVAGSRPAVARRRSLAAQVAEAAVFIREHVDDEQLTLPLGEEDSILAILLTARSSSLVERWVDFWQPFLARAAARGEIRDDLDHQAAAEWIVRLLLSLVLMPSVAVDLDDPEAVRRFVQSHIVRGLSR; from the coding sequence GTGCAGCGCTCCGACCATCCCACCGACGAGCGGATCCTCGACACCGCGGAGGCCTGCCTGCAACGCCTCGGCCTGCGGCATCTGTCCGTCGGGGAGGTGGCGAGGCGGGCCGGCGTCTCCCGCGGGTCCGTCTACCGCTACTTCGCCGATCGCGATGCGCTCATCGACGCCGTGCTCGAGCGAGTCGCCGAGCGGTTCGTCGCCGGGTCCCGACCAGCAGTTGCCCGGCGCCGCTCGCTGGCCGCGCAGGTCGCTGAGGCCGCAGTGTTCATCCGGGAACACGTCGACGACGAGCAGCTCACCCTGCCGCTCGGAGAAGAAGACTCGATCCTCGCCATCCTCCTCACCGCTCGCAGCTCCTCCCTCGTGGAGCGATGGGTGGACTTCTGGCAACCCTTCCTCGCCCGGGCGGCGGCCCGAGGGGAGATCCGTGATGATCTCGACCACCAGGCTGCCGCCGAGTGGATCGTGCGGCTCCTGCTCTCGCTGGTCCTCATGCCCTCGGTGGCCGTCGACCTCGATGACCCCGAGGCCGTCCGGCGCTTCGTCCAGTCCCACATCGTGCGCGGCCTGAGCCGCTGA
- a CDS encoding transglycosylase family protein encodes MSIFLSPRALVAAFVAVMAVVTGALLPAPSGDAEVGTLSTGAEGRAGSGIPDASPVDAEQVLAHAQREAEARAAAEAAAEEQRRAELRSALEAIAAARAQAEAEARAAAEASTRQLREEQVGVPPDEYWDRMAYCETGGNWRMTGSRYSGGLGFYNGTWDAWGGREFAPLAGQATREQQIIVANRVATQGYHGPRGYVAPVGYSGWGCTRKIGYP; translated from the coding sequence ATGTCCATCTTCCTGTCCCCGCGCGCGCTCGTGGCCGCTTTCGTCGCCGTGATGGCCGTCGTCACCGGCGCGCTCCTCCCTGCACCGTCCGGCGACGCCGAGGTCGGCACCCTGTCCACGGGAGCCGAGGGTCGGGCAGGCTCCGGAATCCCGGATGCCAGCCCGGTCGACGCCGAGCAGGTCCTCGCCCACGCACAACGCGAGGCCGAGGCCCGGGCGGCCGCCGAGGCGGCTGCCGAGGAGCAGCGCCGAGCGGAGCTGCGCAGCGCGCTGGAGGCGATCGCGGCTGCTCGGGCACAGGCCGAGGCCGAGGCCCGCGCCGCAGCCGAAGCGAGCACCCGCCAGTTGCGCGAGGAACAAGTGGGCGTCCCGCCGGATGAGTACTGGGACCGGATGGCGTACTGCGAGACCGGGGGCAACTGGAGAATGACCGGCTCGCGCTACAGCGGCGGCCTCGGTTTCTACAACGGCACCTGGGATGCGTGGGGCGGGCGCGAGTTCGCGCCGCTCGCCGGCCAAGCCACGAGAGAGCAGCAGATCATCGTCGCCAACCGGGTCGCCACGCAGGGCTACCACGGTCCTCGGGGCTACGTCGCCCCGGTGGGGTACTCGGGCTGGGGCTGCACCAGGAAGATCGGCTACCCCTGA
- a CDS encoding GDSL-type esterase/lipase family protein, whose translation MRPFPLPGASRPPVSAVVGVILVALVLGAMALAVPLGRERPPVALIGDSITWGATDTFREVLGDQWALTIDGKIGYRVGQQLPAAARAGRLPQRQVVINLGTNDVTNSDEDISSTVDTLRGLLDTLDGVRCIHLVTVNERIEGHGPGVGPRALAFNQALRDLAAQDPRIDVIEWSDAVAAWEEANPGRTLTSDSIHPNDDGNALLASLYRDALERCGA comes from the coding sequence GTGAGGCCGTTCCCGCTACCAGGCGCCTCCCGACCGCCGGTCTCGGCCGTGGTCGGGGTCATCCTCGTGGCGCTCGTGCTCGGTGCGATGGCCTTGGCCGTGCCTCTCGGGCGCGAGCGGCCCCCCGTGGCGTTGATCGGCGACTCCATCACCTGGGGCGCCACCGACACCTTCCGGGAGGTCCTGGGCGACCAATGGGCCCTCACGATCGACGGCAAGATCGGCTACCGGGTCGGCCAACAGCTCCCCGCAGCCGCCCGAGCCGGCCGCCTCCCCCAGCGCCAGGTGGTGATCAACCTGGGCACCAACGACGTCACCAACAGTGACGAGGACATCTCCTCCACCGTCGACACGCTGCGAGGCCTCCTCGACACCCTCGACGGCGTCCGCTGCATCCACCTGGTCACCGTCAACGAACGCATCGAAGGTCATGGGCCCGGGGTCGGCCCGCGAGCCCTGGCGTTCAACCAGGCGCTGCGCGACCTGGCGGCACAGGACCCCCGCATCGACGTCATCGAATGGTCCGATGCGGTGGCCGCCTGGGAGGAGGCGAACCCGGGACGGACGCTCACCAGCGATTCCATCCACCCGAACGACGACGGCAACGCCCTGCTGGCGTCCCTCTACCGCGACGCGCTCGAACGCTGCGGGGCGTGA